A genomic segment from Brevundimonas mediterranea encodes:
- a CDS encoding cytochrome c oxidase subunit II, with the protein MVVLTTALALAGCEGALSTVDPAGPAARTIAQIWWVMLMGAVAIFALVMALVALAFRARGPVDETRHERLWVIKLGIAFPVVVLLALLAYGLAAGERLLPRQGADVVRVGAEARRSAWAFSYADVAGLRTDQVLHIPAGRPVDVAITSTDVIHSFWAPRLAGKIDAIPGHVNILRIEADAPGVYAGRSAEFSGVGYDDFAFTVVAHDPASWERFVRSGTP; encoded by the coding sequence ATGGTGGTTCTGACAACGGCGCTGGCGCTGGCGGGTTGCGAGGGGGCCCTGTCGACCGTCGATCCGGCCGGCCCCGCCGCCCGCACCATCGCCCAGATCTGGTGGGTGATGCTGATGGGGGCCGTCGCCATCTTCGCCCTCGTGATGGCCCTGGTCGCGCTGGCGTTCCGGGCGCGCGGCCCCGTTGACGAGACGCGGCACGAGCGCCTGTGGGTGATCAAGCTGGGCATAGCCTTTCCGGTCGTCGTGCTGCTGGCCCTTCTCGCCTATGGGCTGGCGGCGGGCGAGCGATTGCTGCCCAGGCAGGGCGCGGATGTCGTCCGCGTCGGCGCCGAGGCCCGCCGGTCCGCCTGGGCCTTCAGCTACGCTGATGTTGCGGGGCTGAGGACCGACCAAGTGCTGCACATTCCCGCCGGGCGGCCCGTCGATGTCGCGATCACCTCCACGGACGTGATCCACAGCTTCTGGGCGCCGCGTCTGGCCGGCAAGATCGACGCCATTCCCGGCCATGTGAACATCCTGCGCATCGAGGCCGACGCCCCCGGCGTCTATGCCGGCCGAAGCGCCGAGTTCAGCGGCGTCGGCTACGACGATTTCGCCTTCACCGTGGTCGCCCACGACCCCGCCTCCTGGGAGCGCTTCGTCCGAAGCGGCACGCCATGA
- the ctaD gene encoding cytochrome c oxidase subunit I has translation MNMLQRHRRLTEIWSSEPGARGLFSTVNHTDLGRMFLAVSFFFFLVGGVLAMLIRAQLATPHSAFAGPEIYNQIFTMHGTIMMFLFAIPTFEGLAMYLLPKMLGTRDLAFPRLSAYGFWCYVFGGTMLLVSMVLGIAPDGGWFMYPPLTGPIYSPGINTDFWLIGITFVEISAIAAAVEITVSILKYRAPGMSLDKMPIFAWYALVTALMILTGFPPLILGSILLELERAFGLPFFQAEFGGDSLLWQHLFWLFGHPEVYIIFLPAAGVISTILPVMCRTTLLGYGWIVASATGLAFLSFGIWVHHMFTTGIPHMGLAFFSAASTLVAVPTGVQLFAWIGTMWKGRPSLRMPMLHLLGFFFTFVIGGLTGVMVAVVPFDWQAHDTAFITAHLHYVLFGGFVFPILAGLYYWMPHVSGRARFFRLGELAFALVFIGFHVTFLAMHWVGLLGQRRRISTYLPEDGWTTVNLISSIGSFVLAIGIAMVIVDLVLHAFTARRSRRDPWQAGTLEWAMMTPPPAYNFASLPHVDSRQPLADDPELTLRLARGEGYLSEPEQGWRESLTVEVATGKPDFHIIYPTNTRLPILMAAVTGVFFVSLLLKFYWTVPLAVVGVTILAWRWAWSLGRTTDLPPRSIGRGLTLPNATQVSRSPSWWGSALLLTANATFFGSLLFGFAFLWTVAPSWPPPAWLTSSAPELALGVIGAGLGVVAIRRAARTNREGQDARPWLGLTFVAALGVAAAAGGVVLRAPTPGDHAYGATLLVLGSYALFHAVLAALMAAFLTARVVRGFTSPSRQAEFPVVTLWVDYLAGASTLILVVAHLPGLLT, from the coding sequence ATGAACATGCTCCAGCGCCACCGCCGCCTGACCGAAATCTGGTCGTCCGAACCCGGCGCTCGCGGCCTGTTCTCGACCGTCAACCACACCGACCTCGGCCGGATGTTCCTGGCCGTGTCCTTCTTCTTCTTCCTGGTCGGCGGCGTGCTCGCCATGCTGATCCGAGCCCAGCTGGCGACGCCCCACTCGGCCTTCGCCGGGCCGGAGATCTACAACCAGATCTTCACCATGCACGGGACCATCATGATGTTCCTGTTCGCCATCCCGACGTTCGAGGGACTGGCGATGTATCTGCTGCCCAAGATGCTGGGCACGCGCGATCTCGCCTTCCCCCGCCTCTCCGCCTACGGCTTCTGGTGCTATGTCTTCGGCGGGACGATGCTGCTGGTGTCGATGGTGCTGGGCATCGCGCCGGACGGCGGGTGGTTCATGTATCCCCCGCTGACCGGACCGATCTACTCGCCGGGCATCAACACGGATTTCTGGCTGATCGGCATTACCTTCGTCGAGATTTCGGCCATTGCGGCGGCGGTCGAGATCACCGTCTCGATCCTCAAATACCGCGCCCCCGGCATGTCGCTGGACAAGATGCCGATCTTCGCCTGGTACGCCCTGGTCACCGCCCTGATGATCCTGACCGGCTTTCCGCCGCTGATCCTGGGCTCGATCCTGCTGGAGTTGGAACGGGCGTTCGGACTGCCCTTCTTCCAGGCCGAGTTCGGCGGCGACAGCCTGTTGTGGCAGCACCTGTTCTGGCTGTTCGGCCACCCGGAGGTCTACATCATCTTCCTGCCGGCGGCGGGGGTGATCTCGACCATCCTGCCGGTCATGTGCCGCACGACCCTGCTCGGCTATGGCTGGATCGTGGCCTCGGCCACGGGGCTGGCCTTCCTGTCGTTCGGCATCTGGGTCCACCACATGTTTACGACCGGCATCCCGCATATGGGGCTGGCCTTCTTCTCTGCGGCCTCGACCCTGGTCGCGGTGCCGACGGGCGTTCAGTTGTTCGCCTGGATCGGGACCATGTGGAAGGGCAGGCCCAGCCTGCGCATGCCGATGCTTCACCTGCTCGGCTTCTTCTTCACCTTCGTGATCGGGGGGCTGACCGGGGTCATGGTCGCTGTGGTTCCGTTCGACTGGCAGGCGCACGACACCGCCTTCATCACAGCCCACCTCCACTACGTCCTGTTCGGCGGCTTCGTCTTTCCGATCCTGGCCGGGCTCTACTACTGGATGCCCCACGTCAGCGGCCGTGCGCGGTTCTTCCGGCTGGGCGAGCTGGCCTTCGCCCTGGTCTTCATCGGCTTCCACGTCACCTTCCTGGCCATGCACTGGGTCGGTCTGCTGGGCCAGCGGCGGCGGATCTCGACCTATCTGCCGGAGGACGGCTGGACGACCGTCAACCTGATCTCGTCGATCGGCAGTTTCGTGCTGGCCATCGGCATCGCCATGGTGATCGTCGATCTGGTGCTCCACGCCTTCACCGCGCGACGCAGCCGTCGCGACCCCTGGCAGGCCGGAACCCTGGAGTGGGCGATGATGACGCCGCCGCCGGCCTATAATTTCGCCAGCCTGCCCCATGTCGACAGCCGTCAGCCGCTCGCCGACGATCCAGAGCTGACGCTCCGCCTTGCGCGCGGTGAAGGCTATCTCTCGGAACCCGAACAGGGGTGGCGCGAAAGCCTGACGGTCGAGGTCGCGACCGGCAAGCCGGACTTTCACATCATCTACCCGACCAACACCCGCCTGCCGATCCTGATGGCGGCGGTCACCGGGGTGTTCTTCGTCTCCCTGTTGCTGAAGTTCTACTGGACGGTTCCGCTGGCGGTGGTCGGGGTGACGATCCTGGCGTGGCGCTGGGCCTGGTCGCTGGGACGCACGACCGATCTGCCCCCTCGGTCGATCGGTCGCGGCCTGACGCTGCCCAACGCCACCCAGGTCAGCCGTTCGCCCAGCTGGTGGGGGTCGGCCCTCCTGCTGACGGCCAATGCGACCTTCTTCGGCTCGCTGCTGTTCGGCTTCGCCTTCCTGTGGACGGTCGCCCCGTCCTGGCCGCCGCCCGCCTGGTTGACGTCGTCGGCGCCGGAGCTGGCGCTGGGCGTCATCGGGGCCGGGCTTGGCGTGGTGGCGATCCGACGCGCCGCGCGGACCAATCGAGAGGGCCAGGACGCCCGGCCTTGGCTGGGCCTGACCTTCGTCGCCGCCCTGGGGGTTGCGGCGGCGGCGGGCGGGGTGGTCCTGCGGGCCCCGACGCCCGGCGACCACGCCTATGGAGCGACGCTCCTGGTGCTCGGATCCTACGCCCTGTTTCACGCCGTCCTGGCGGCCCTGATGGCCGCCTTCCTCACCGCCCGCGTCGTCAGGGGCTTCACCTCGCCCAGCCGTCAGGCCGAATTCCCGGTGGTGACCCTTTGGGTCGACTACCTGGCCGGCGCCTCGACGCTGATCCTCGTCGTCGCCCATCTTCCGGGATTGCTGACGTGA
- the ptcA gene encoding putrescine carbamoyltransferase: MRHFIDTQDFTSTELRSLLELTGLLKAADRQGGLPPLLAGASLGMIFEEPSTRTRISFEVAMTRLGGHALYLKPGEIHLGVRESIKDTARVMSRMVDAIEARTLKHATVTELARWATVPVINGLTDYNHPTQVLCDVFTMIEHSPAGKRLEDLRVAFIGDATNVCSSLMMICTRLGLNFTHCAPARYQAPEAWQAIARANCAASGGSFTVAEDPQAAVAEADFVYTDLWWWVGQEAEIPERTAAFMPRYQINEALLAHAPAHAKFMHCLPASRGVEVTDAVMDGPRSIIYDQSENRLHAEKAILAAFVAPRLKPRSAARSHWHAGRIAEFLKHHPLTEPASPALLSEVDRHV, from the coding sequence ATGCGTCATTTCATCGACACGCAAGATTTCACGAGCACCGAGCTCCGGTCGCTGCTGGAGCTGACCGGCCTGCTCAAGGCCGCCGACAGACAGGGAGGCTTGCCGCCTCTGCTGGCGGGGGCCTCCCTCGGGATGATCTTCGAGGAGCCTTCGACCCGAACCCGTATCTCGTTCGAGGTCGCCATGACGCGGCTCGGCGGGCACGCCCTCTATCTGAAGCCCGGGGAGATTCACCTCGGCGTTCGCGAGAGCATCAAGGACACCGCCCGGGTGATGAGCCGGATGGTCGACGCCATCGAGGCGCGGACCCTGAAACACGCCACGGTGACCGAATTGGCGCGCTGGGCGACCGTCCCGGTGATCAACGGCCTGACCGACTACAATCACCCGACCCAGGTGCTGTGCGACGTCTTCACCATGATCGAGCACAGTCCGGCCGGGAAACGGCTCGAGGATTTGCGGGTCGCCTTCATCGGCGATGCGACCAATGTCTGCTCGTCGCTGATGATGATCTGCACCCGGCTGGGCCTGAACTTCACCCACTGCGCGCCCGCCCGCTACCAGGCCCCCGAGGCGTGGCAGGCGATCGCCCGGGCCAACTGCGCTGCGTCCGGCGGCTCCTTCACGGTCGCCGAGGATCCGCAGGCCGCCGTGGCCGAGGCGGATTTCGTCTATACAGACCTGTGGTGGTGGGTCGGTCAGGAGGCCGAAATCCCTGAGCGCACCGCCGCCTTCATGCCTCGCTACCAGATCAATGAGGCCTTGCTGGCCCATGCCCCGGCGCACGCCAAATTCATGCACTGCCTGCCCGCCTCGCGAGGCGTCGAGGTGACGGACGCCGTGATGGATGGCCCTCGCTCGATCATTTACGACCAGTCCGAGAACCGGCTGCACGCGGAAAAGGCCATTCTCGCCGCCTTCGTCGCCCCGCGCCTGAAGCCGCGGTCGGCCGCGCGCTCGCATTGGCATGCCGGGCGCATCGCAGAGTTTCTCAAGCACCATCCCCTCACCGAGCCGGCTTCGCCGGCTCTCCTGTCGGAGGTCGACCGCCATGTCTGA
- a CDS encoding DUF2231 domain-containing protein, with product MTDKIEEEAEALIDPIAAAPGFSATESRVAVFGHPIHAMSVAFPVALTFCTLGADALYWWTGDGFWARAALWSAGTGFLFGMLAGVSGTAELLMVSGIRARAPAWTHFIIAVTLLALLGANWGHRLYGYETAVLPYGILLSALCVGVVAVTGWHGGKLVFDYRLGVSNKS from the coding sequence ATGACGGACAAGATCGAAGAGGAAGCCGAGGCCCTGATCGACCCGATTGCGGCCGCGCCCGGATTTTCCGCGACCGAGTCGCGCGTCGCGGTGTTCGGTCACCCGATTCATGCGATGAGCGTCGCCTTCCCCGTGGCCCTGACCTTCTGCACCCTGGGCGCGGACGCCCTGTACTGGTGGACGGGCGACGGCTTCTGGGCCCGGGCCGCCCTGTGGTCCGCCGGCACGGGTTTTCTGTTCGGCATGTTGGCGGGCGTTTCCGGAACGGCCGAACTGCTGATGGTGTCGGGCATCCGGGCGCGGGCTCCGGCCTGGACCCATTTCATCATCGCGGTGACCTTGCTGGCGCTGCTCGGGGCGAACTGGGGGCATCGTCTCTATGGATATGAGACGGCCGTTTTGCCTTACGGCATCCTGCTCTCGGCCCTGTGTGTCGGGGTGGTGGCGGTAACGGGCTGGCATGGCGGCAAACTCGTCTTCGACTATCGACTGGGCGTGTCGAACAAGAGCTGA